In Arthrobacter sp. SLBN-112, a genomic segment contains:
- a CDS encoding AsnC family transcriptional regulator, with amino-acid sequence MVFDALERQIVAALQLDPRCPWRKMAAVLGEAERTVARRGSQLLESGAVAVVGIRPQPAAVLIEMRCTPGTVRAATQALAQRSDTTFVYATTGSGDCVAEILMETGRMADVLSDELPSTIGLRDSTSYPVLRYFRTIRGWRPEVLSPGSVEALRSSLTPDSGILEVRHDLSRQDSELVEALCADGRMSYEALGRRVGVSEATARRRSEWLLANNQIQLRAVVEPGAFGLDVEALLWIRASPQHVEQLGKSLADLPMIRYAAAIAGDYQIIADVTVSDMPALYRFITASDWAQYASTVDVSMLLDARKRGGRFMRTPR; translated from the coding sequence ATGGTGTTTGACGCATTGGAGCGGCAGATTGTGGCCGCCCTTCAGCTGGACCCCCGGTGCCCCTGGCGCAAGATGGCCGCCGTACTCGGTGAGGCTGAGCGCACCGTGGCACGGCGCGGATCCCAGTTGCTGGAATCAGGCGCCGTTGCCGTGGTGGGCATCAGGCCACAGCCGGCAGCAGTGCTGATCGAAATGCGCTGCACCCCGGGGACCGTGCGCGCCGCAACCCAGGCCCTTGCGCAGCGCAGCGACACCACGTTCGTCTACGCCACCACCGGATCGGGTGACTGTGTGGCGGAGATCCTCATGGAAACAGGACGCATGGCCGACGTCCTGTCCGACGAACTTCCGTCCACTATTGGACTGAGGGACTCCACCAGCTACCCCGTCCTCCGCTATTTCCGGACGATCCGCGGCTGGCGGCCCGAGGTCCTCAGCCCGGGCAGTGTCGAAGCCCTGCGTTCCAGCCTGACACCGGACTCCGGAATCCTTGAAGTACGGCACGATCTGAGCCGCCAGGACTCGGAACTGGTGGAGGCACTCTGCGCTGACGGCCGGATGAGCTACGAGGCATTGGGGCGCAGGGTGGGGGTTTCCGAGGCCACCGCCAGGCGCCGCAGCGAGTGGCTTCTGGCCAACAACCAGATCCAGCTCCGGGCCGTCGTCGAGCCCGGCGCCTTCGGTTTGGACGTGGAGGCGCTGCTCTGGATCCGCGCGTCGCCGCAGCACGTGGAACAGCTGGGCAAGAGCCTCGCCGATCTTCCGATGATCCGGTACGCGGCGGCCATAGCTGGTGACTACCAGATCATCGCCGACGTCACCGTAAGCGATATGCCGGCGCTCTACCGCTTCATCACCGCATCAGACTGGGCACAATACGCTTCCACGGTGGACGTCTCCATGCTGCTGGACGCGCGCAAACGCGGCGGCCGCTTCATGCGGACGCCGCGCTGA
- a CDS encoding amidase family protein: MPGTIGDLSAVELTAAIRNKTISAREALEDHLARIAAVNPVINAVVTLDAEGARAIALRADQLTASGGELPPLHGLPMTHKDTNNTAGMRTTQGSLALRDFVPAADDLIVARLKAAGVVTTGKSNVPEFGAGSHTFNELFGTTTNPYAPGLSAGGSSGGVAAAVAARIQSIGDGSDMGGSLRIPASFCNVVGFRPSTAVIPMPSATNAYAWLGRTGPMARTVEDIALFMSATAGKDPRVPYPQVLAPEAFRAGLETDMTGVRIGWSPDFGIGVPVEREIIEHLERQLAVFEDLGAIVEQATPDFGEADLVFGNTRALDFAAGLGPVVERSGHLIKPEVRWNVAKGQALTAQDLIDTTAARTRLELGVQDFFGRFDLFASPCTQVLPFDASLRYPAEVAGVASETYLDWMRSACLLSATGLPVLSVPAGFSSSGLPIGLQLAGNHYTDVQLLRWGRAFEERTRYADVAPVLAGEGLSAASA; encoded by the coding sequence ATGCCCGGCACCATTGGCGACCTTTCCGCCGTCGAGCTCACCGCAGCAATCCGCAACAAGACGATCTCTGCCCGCGAGGCCCTGGAAGACCATCTGGCACGCATCGCCGCGGTCAATCCGGTCATCAACGCGGTGGTTACGCTCGATGCCGAAGGAGCCCGGGCGATCGCTCTGCGTGCCGACCAGCTCACGGCGTCGGGCGGGGAACTGCCGCCGCTGCACGGGCTGCCCATGACGCACAAGGACACGAACAACACGGCCGGAATGCGCACCACGCAAGGTTCGCTGGCCCTGCGGGACTTCGTTCCGGCCGCTGACGATCTCATTGTTGCCCGCCTGAAGGCGGCAGGCGTCGTTACTACGGGAAAGTCCAATGTTCCCGAGTTCGGCGCAGGTTCACACACGTTCAACGAGCTCTTTGGGACCACCACCAACCCCTATGCGCCCGGACTGAGTGCCGGAGGCAGCAGTGGAGGGGTGGCCGCAGCCGTTGCCGCCCGGATCCAAAGCATTGGTGACGGCAGCGACATGGGGGGCTCGCTGCGCATCCCTGCGTCGTTCTGCAATGTGGTGGGGTTCCGGCCGTCCACGGCGGTTATCCCCATGCCATCGGCCACCAACGCTTACGCCTGGCTGGGCAGGACCGGGCCCATGGCGCGCACCGTAGAGGACATTGCGCTGTTCATGTCCGCTACCGCCGGCAAGGATCCGAGGGTTCCCTATCCGCAGGTCCTGGCCCCTGAGGCCTTCCGCGCCGGCCTGGAGACGGACATGACGGGGGTCCGCATCGGGTGGTCGCCCGACTTTGGCATCGGAGTGCCGGTGGAACGCGAAATTATTGAGCATTTAGAGCGCCAGCTTGCCGTGTTCGAGGACCTGGGTGCCATCGTCGAGCAGGCGACGCCGGACTTCGGCGAGGCCGACCTGGTATTCGGCAACACGCGCGCCCTGGACTTCGCCGCGGGCCTAGGGCCGGTCGTGGAGCGCTCAGGCCACCTGATCAAACCCGAGGTGCGCTGGAACGTGGCGAAGGGACAGGCGCTGACGGCACAGGACCTGATTGACACCACTGCCGCCCGGACCCGTCTGGAACTGGGCGTGCAGGACTTCTTCGGCCGATTCGATCTCTTCGCCAGCCCCTGCACGCAGGTGCTGCCGTTCGATGCGTCGCTTCGGTACCCGGCAGAGGTGGCGGGGGTGGCAAGCGAAACCTATCTGGACTGGATGCGTTCGGCGTGCCTGCTGTCCGCCACTGGGCTGCCGGTGCTGAGTGTTCCCGCCGGCTTCAGTTCGTCCGGGCTCCCCATCGGCCTTCAGCTGGCAGGCAACCACTACACCGACGTGCAGCTGCTCCGCTGGGGCCGGGCCTTCGAGGAGCGCACCCGGTATGCCGACGTCGCGCCCGTCCTTGCCGGCGAGGGGCTCAGCGCGGCGTCCGCATGA
- a CDS encoding DUF5058 family protein, translated as MHLPLALQPAAGGPSDILAVANNPVLWMCVAGVFAVIIVQSVIFLKAARRAAPAVEMSPADIRTSFRSGAVSAIGPSLAVSLVAVALLGLFGAPAVLSRIGLIGSAAYDVSAAGIAAGSMGAKLGDATYTQSVFAVAFFAMSIGGAMWMLATLILTPVLRRGDAKIRSINPLAMAIVPAAALIGAFACLGLSELPKSGIHVLSFLVSAAVMGLCLLLARKLRKSWLREWGLGFAIVSALGAAFIAAGPAVGA; from the coding sequence ATGCATCTACCCCTGGCACTTCAACCGGCCGCCGGCGGCCCGTCGGACATCCTTGCCGTCGCCAACAACCCAGTCCTCTGGATGTGCGTGGCGGGCGTCTTCGCCGTCATCATCGTCCAATCGGTGATCTTCCTGAAAGCGGCCCGCCGGGCCGCGCCGGCGGTGGAGATGAGCCCCGCAGACATCAGGACATCTTTCAGGTCCGGCGCAGTTTCGGCCATCGGTCCGTCCCTGGCCGTGTCGCTGGTGGCCGTTGCCCTGCTGGGCCTGTTCGGCGCCCCGGCGGTACTGTCCCGGATCGGCCTGATTGGATCGGCCGCTTACGACGTGTCCGCGGCGGGCATTGCTGCGGGCTCGATGGGAGCCAAGCTCGGGGACGCCACCTACACCCAGAGCGTCTTTGCAGTTGCTTTCTTTGCGATGAGCATTGGCGGGGCCATGTGGATGCTCGCCACCCTCATCCTTACGCCGGTCCTGCGCAGGGGCGACGCCAAAATCCGCTCCATCAACCCGCTGGCCATGGCCATAGTGCCGGCCGCTGCATTGATCGGAGCGTTCGCGTGCCTGGGCCTGAGCGAACTGCCCAAATCGGGCATCCATGTGCTGTCCTTCCTGGTCTCTGCCGCGGTCATGGGCCTGTGCCTGCTGCTGGCCAGGAAGCTCCGGAAAAGCTGGCTGCGCGAATGGGGGCTTGGCTTCGCCATCGTAAGTGCGCTCGGCGCAGCCTTCATTGCCGCCGGCCCCGCTGTTGGCGCCTAG
- a CDS encoding SDR family NAD(P)-dependent oxidoreductase, with amino-acid sequence MARIFITGSTDGLGLATAETLLRDGHEVIVHARSSRRLAAVQHLLDRGAHSVVGDLAILADVRQLAADANGIGGIDAVIHNAGVLNGAALLPVNVVAPYLLTALMPGPRRLVYLSSGMHRGGDAGLDGLDWEGRTTTASYSTTKLQVTALSAALARLVPHVASNAVDPGWVPTRMGGRSAPDSLELGHRTQEWLATSDDPAALSGGGYWYHQQRQTPHPAANDHRFQDALLAQLADYTGVTLEALR; translated from the coding sequence ATGGCACGCATCTTCATCACCGGATCCACTGACGGGCTGGGCCTGGCGACGGCGGAGACGCTGCTCCGGGACGGCCATGAGGTGATCGTGCATGCGCGGTCCTCCCGGCGGCTCGCCGCGGTGCAGCACCTCTTGGACCGCGGTGCGCACAGCGTCGTCGGAGACCTGGCCATCCTGGCGGACGTCAGGCAGCTCGCGGCGGACGCCAACGGAATCGGCGGCATTGACGCCGTCATCCACAATGCCGGGGTGCTCAACGGGGCCGCGCTGCTGCCCGTGAACGTGGTGGCCCCGTATCTGCTGACGGCCCTCATGCCGGGTCCGCGCCGCCTGGTCTACCTGAGCAGCGGCATGCACCGCGGCGGCGACGCCGGCTTGGACGGCTTGGACTGGGAAGGGCGGACCACGACGGCCTCCTACTCCACCACCAAGCTCCAGGTCACCGCGCTGTCGGCGGCGCTGGCCCGGCTGGTGCCACACGTCGCCAGCAACGCCGTGGACCCCGGCTGGGTGCCCACCCGGATGGGCGGCCGGTCCGCGCCGGACAGCCTGGAACTGGGCCACCGCACCCAGGAATGGCTGGCCACCAGCGATGATCCGGCGGCCCTGTCCGGCGGCGGCTACTGGTACCACCAGCAACGGCAAACCCCGCACCCGGCAGCCAACGATCACCGCTTCCAGGACGCCCTGCTGGCCCAGCTCGCGGACTACACCGGCGTCACCCTGGAAGCGCTCCGGTAG
- a CDS encoding glycoside hydrolase family 32 protein, producing MTHAMSRRHVLQGTGAGALALLTAGAVSAPPAHAQGSLRAVFHMTPPSGWLCDPQRPVFVNGAHHLYYLHSTQNNGQGGWDHATTTDAVAFTHHGVALPLQPDFPVWSGSAVVDTANSAGFGAGAIVVLATQPTDGIRKYQEQYLYWSTDGGYTFTALPDPVIVNTDGRAATTQAEIDNAEWFRDPKIHWDAARNEWVCVIGRARYAAFYTSVNLRDWQLKRNFDYPNHALGGIECPDLFQMKADDGTWHWVLGASMDAYSIGLPMTYAYWTGTWDGDQFLADDVDNPQWLDWGWDWYAAVTWPVPDAPETRRYAVAWMNNWKYAARDVPTDATDGYNGQNSIVRELRLERQGGGWYSLLSSPVATVANYVTATTVLPDRTVNGSVVLPWSGSAYELELDISWSTAANVGVSVGRSADGTRHTNIGKYGDELYVDRAPSDLAGYSLVPYTRAAAPVDAAARSVHLRIFVDTQSVEVFVNAGHTVLSQQVQFTDGDTGISFYSDGGPAVFSGITIRAF from the coding sequence ATGACCCATGCCATGTCACGCCGCCACGTCCTGCAAGGAACCGGAGCAGGAGCGCTCGCCCTGCTCACGGCCGGCGCCGTTTCCGCCCCGCCCGCGCACGCCCAGGGTTCCCTGCGCGCGGTCTTCCACATGACCCCGCCGTCGGGGTGGCTGTGCGACCCCCAGCGGCCGGTGTTCGTCAACGGCGCCCACCACCTCTACTACTTGCATTCCACGCAGAACAACGGGCAGGGCGGGTGGGACCACGCCACCACCACCGACGCAGTGGCCTTCACCCATCACGGCGTCGCGCTGCCCCTGCAGCCCGATTTCCCCGTATGGTCCGGATCCGCAGTGGTGGACACCGCCAACAGCGCAGGCTTCGGTGCCGGAGCGATCGTCGTGCTCGCCACGCAGCCCACGGACGGCATCAGGAAATACCAGGAGCAGTACCTCTACTGGTCAACCGACGGCGGCTACACCTTCACGGCCCTCCCGGATCCGGTGATCGTCAACACTGACGGCCGGGCCGCCACCACGCAGGCCGAGATCGACAATGCTGAATGGTTCCGGGACCCCAAGATCCACTGGGACGCGGCCCGCAACGAGTGGGTATGCGTGATCGGCCGTGCCCGGTACGCCGCCTTCTACACGTCCGTGAACCTGCGGGACTGGCAGCTGAAACGCAACTTCGACTACCCCAACCATGCGCTGGGCGGCATCGAGTGTCCGGACCTGTTCCAGATGAAGGCCGACGACGGCACCTGGCATTGGGTGCTGGGCGCCAGCATGGACGCCTACAGCATCGGGCTGCCCATGACCTACGCCTACTGGACCGGAACATGGGACGGTGACCAGTTCCTGGCCGACGATGTGGACAACCCGCAATGGCTGGACTGGGGCTGGGACTGGTATGCGGCCGTGACCTGGCCGGTGCCGGACGCGCCGGAGACTCGCCGGTACGCCGTCGCCTGGATGAACAACTGGAAATACGCCGCCCGGGACGTTCCCACGGATGCCACCGACGGGTACAACGGCCAAAACTCGATCGTCCGGGAGCTGCGGCTGGAGCGCCAGGGCGGAGGTTGGTACAGCCTGCTGAGCAGTCCCGTTGCAACGGTCGCAAACTACGTCACCGCCACCACGGTACTCCCGGACCGGACAGTGAACGGCAGCGTTGTCCTGCCCTGGAGCGGCAGCGCCTACGAGTTGGAGCTGGATATCTCATGGAGTACCGCGGCAAACGTGGGCGTGTCAGTTGGCCGCTCTGCGGACGGCACCCGCCACACAAACATCGGCAAATACGGTGATGAGCTGTACGTCGACCGCGCGCCCTCGGACCTCGCCGGGTACTCCCTGGTGCCGTACACGCGCGCCGCGGCCCCAGTCGACGCCGCCGCCAGGTCCGTGCACCTGCGCATCTTCGTGGATACCCAGAGCGTGGAGGTGTTCGTGAACGCCGGGCACACGGTGCTGTCGCAGCAGGTGCAGTTCACGGACGGTGATACCGGCATCTCTTTCTACAGCGACGGCGGGCCGGCCGTCTTTTCCGGAATCACCATCCGTGCCTTCTGA